One Candidatus Neptunochlamydia vexilliferae genomic window, TTTGGGGTTTTAGCGCCTTTTCGACATACTCTTCATGCTTGATCGTTCCCAAATACCATACCCGAAGAGCGATCATTAAAAAGGCAACTAAAAGGAGGTGGAGGGCGCGACTTGCTTTGTCGGGAATATCACGTGTCATGCAGTTTACTCAATCTATTGAGTAATTTTACTCAATGCATTGAGTAAAAGTCAAACTGCGCTACTTGCCAAAATGCTTGGTAGACAGAGTCTCTTCCTTTTCGAGATACTTAACCATGACAACTTGCAGCTGTTTTTCCAAGTCGTTTTGGGGGGCAATTTTTCCTCTCCCAAGGGCGGTTAGGTATTTTCGAGTCGTTGCAGAAGCATGGACCTTAGGAAGAACCTCGATTGCTGTATTGACATAGTCCTTTGTCTTTTCGTCAACAAGGTCTCCCTCTTCGCAGGCCTGCTGCATCTGCTTGACCTTTTCAATCTGGAGGACGAGATACTTTTTCTGGTAGGCATCGTGGTTCATCTTATTTTGAGAGTGGGCGATTCCTAGAGAAAGTCCTTTGAGCCAGAACTCGATATCGATCCGGATCAATTGATTTTCGAGAGGGGTTTTCCCATCTCCTTTGAATTTATGACCTAGGTTGTGGATGAAATCGATACTTTCCTGCTCATGGGGAGTGGGGGTGAAAAAGACCATGTCGCGCACTTCGCGGCTGATCTTTTCATTGGGGTGACTCAGGCAGATCGCGACAAGTTCTCGGTTTTGCGCTTCGTAAAGGGTGGCGACTTCCTTTTTATAGGCATCGCTTTTTTCGCTTTGGTATTCGTTGACCATCGAGGAGAGGGTTTTTCGCTCTTCGAGAAGGCCGTTGTACTCCCACTTTTTGTTCGCAGTGGTGTAGTTATTGTCCATTTTTTTCAAAAAAGAATTATAATGGCCTGCTCGGTAATCAGACAGGACTTCATCAAGAAGTTTTTGAGCCGGGGCAGCGATTTCTTCTGCTTGGATGGGCTCGGTTTTTGTCGCTTCCTCTTCACCTACAAGGGGAAGGGTCATCATAGCAGCCACTAAGGGGGTAAATAATTTTTTTTTCATCACGTGATCTCTCCATTTGGTTTTCTTCTATTATAGTAGATTCTCAATAAAATTGCACATCTAATCGCGCAAAGAAAAAAATTTAAATGAGGATTTCTCTTGGAAAAAAAGGGCAAGATAGAGTAAAAAGGATAAAGATTGTGCGCCTGTAGTTCAATGGTAGAACAATAGCCTTCCAAGCTATTAGTGTCAGTTCGATTCTGATCAGGCGCTACATAACCTAATTTTAAACCAAGACCGAAATCTTTACAGAAGGTGAAGATGCCGTCGTCAAACAAAAGGGACAAGGCTTGGCAAAAGACCAAACATACCAAACAACTGTATCCATTAAGGATCTTCTAGAAGCTGGGGCTCATTTCGGCCACCAGAAGCAGCGATGGAACCCCAAGATGAAGCGCTACATCTTTGAAGAGCGCAGTGGGATCTACATCATCGACCTCGCAAAGACGATGCAACAGATCCGTGTCGCCATTGAGGCGATCGTTTCGACTGTTGAAAAACATAAAAGCATTCTCTTTGTGGGAACCAAAAAACAAGCAAAAGATGTCATCAAAGAGTGTGCCGAAAGGTGTGGCGAATTTTACGTTTGTGAGAGATGGCTGGGTGGAATGCTCACCAACCTTTCAACCATTCGCCAGTCGGTCAAGACCCTCGAACGGATTGAAAAGCAAATCGCGTCAGAAGGAGATAAGTTCACGAAGAAAGAGCTCAGCCTCCTAGCCAAAGAACAGGAAAAACTCAATCGAAACCTTTCAGGAATCCGCGCGATGCGAAAGCCCCCTGGACTTCTCGTTGTTGTTGATCCAAGCAAGGAACACATTGCTGTTGCCGAGGCGAACAAGCTTGGCATCCCTGTGATGGCTCTTGTCGACACTAACTGTGATCCCGACCCCATCGACCATGTCATAGCGTGTAACGATGATGCCCTCAAAAGCATTAAACTGATTGTTCAAGCCCTTTCCGATGTTGTGATCGACAAGAAAGGAGAGCTGAACATCGCTCTTGAGAAGGAAGAAAACGAGAAAAAAGAAGCTGAAGCAAAAAAAGAACCTGCCGAAGCCCAAGAAGAAGAATCAGCTGAAGGGGAGGAGGAAAAAAAATGACAATTTCAGCCCAAATGGTCATGGACCTAAGAAAGCGCACCGGCGTTGGAATGAGCAAATGTAAAGATGCTCTGACCGAGGCAGGTGGAGACATGGAAGAAGCGATCAGCATCCTTCGGAAAAAAGGGATGGCCTCTGCTGTCAAAAAGGGAGGGCGTGAGACCAATGAAGGGGTTGTTGGCGTTGCAGAAAACAGTGAAGTCGCCTACCTCGTTGAGGTTAACGTTGAGACCGATTTTGTTCTTCAAAACGACCGCTTTAAAGAGTTTCTCAAAAACATTTGTGATGACGCCTTAGTCTCTAAGCCTTCTTCTGTTGAAGACTTTTTACAGCAAAAGTATAGCAAGAACTCAGCCCTTACCATTGATGAGTACCGGGCCGAAACGGTTCATAGCCTAGGAGAGAACATCCAGATCAAGCGGCTTCTCGACTTTAAGAAAAGTGGCGATGAATCTTTAGGGATTTACTCTCACATGGGAGGGAAGATCGTCTGCGCCGTGCGTATTGCAGGAGCAGGAGATCAAGAAGCTTTAGCGCGCGATGTTGCGATGCATGTTGCTGCCGAGGCACCTGATTACCTCAAACCCGAAGAGATCCCTGCGGATGTCCTTGCTAAAGAAGAGGAGATTGCTCGGAGCCAGATCCAAGGGAAGCCCCCTGAGATCATGGATAAGATCGTTCAAGGAAAGCTCAATGCTTACAAAGAACAGGTCTGCCTTCTCAACCAAAAATTTGTAAAGGACTCCTCAAGCACCGTAGCTAACTACGTTGTTGCCGAAGGAAAAAAAGCTGGCAAGACACTCGAAGTTGTCGAGTTTGTCCGCTGGCAAATAGGTGAGTAAGTGACCTACAAACGTGTTCTCTTAAAACTCTCGGGCGAATCCCTTAAGGGGGAAAAGCCCGGGGTGATTGACCATGTCGCCTGTGACCAAATCGCAAATAGCATCTGTGGTATTTACGAGCTTGGTGTTGAGATAGGAATCGTCATTGGAGGAGGGAACATCTTTCGGGGCAATATGGCTGAGCAATTTGGCTTTGCCCGGACACCCGCTGACCATGTTGGAATGCTCGCTACCACCATCAACGGCCTCATCTTAGGACAGGTCCTTTCCACCAAAGGGTGTAAGACTCGCGTGATGAGCGCGCTGAACTTCGATGGCATCGTTGAGCCTTATAATTGGAGCCATGCCCTGCATTCTCTCGACAAAGGACACATCGTTATCTTTGTTGGAGGGACTGGGAACCCTTACTTCACCACCGATACGACTGCCGCCATGCGTGCCAGCGAAATCGAAGCCGAGGTTCTCCTCAAGGCGACCAAAGTGGATGGGATCTACGATAGCGATCCCAAGAAGAACCCAAACGCCGTAAAAAGCGACTACCTCACCTATTCCGACGTCCTTACCAAAAACCTCCATGTTATGGATGGGACGGCCATTGCGCTTTGTCGCGAGAGCGATATCCCGATCCATGTCTTCAACCTCTTCGAAGAGGGGGCCCTCTTTAAAGCGGTCACCGAAAAGAAGGGTGGAACACTCGTTACCAAAGGTTAAAAATGACGATTAATGAATGTAAGCAAAATATGCAAAAAGCGCTCGACCATTACCAGGAAGAGCTTAAAGGGATGCGAACAGGTCGGCCGAGCCCCTCGATGCTCGATAACGTTTCCCTTGAAGTCTATGGGACAGAGATGCGGATGCGCGAAGTGGCAACCGTTGCCGTTGCAGATGGGAATCAGCTTGTCGTGACCCCCTTTGATCCCAGCACCGCCAATTCGATCGCCAAAGGGATCGAAAAGGCCAATCTCAACCTCCTCCCCGCTGTCGATGGCCACATCGTCCGGGTTCCGATCCCTCCGATGACCGAAGAGCGCAGGAAGGAGATCGCCAAAGAGGCCCGTGAGAAAGGGGAGAAGACCAAGGTGACCATCCGCGATGTTCGCCGCAAGTCGAATGATGAGGTCAAAAAGCAGAAGGCCGACGGGGAGGTCACCGAAGATGAGCAGAAAAAAAATGAGAAGCAGATCCAGGATCTGACTGACCAGTTCTGCAAGAAAGTGGATGAGCTCTTTACCGCCAAAGAGAAGGACATCATGGCGGTCTGACAGCTAAAAATTGTTTAATTGACTGTTAATAAGCGGCTTGTGAAAGTCGCTTTTTTGTTAATAAATGAGGTTCGCAGTAAAAATGATTTTTCAGTATAATATAGTTATATATCTTTTGAGGAAAGAGTATGGCAGCAAATTTTGAGACAAAACGAATTACGCTCGATATTCCCGAAGACTTGCATCGGAAGTTAAAAGCTGTTGCAGCGTTAATGGGAATGACACTAAAGGAGTATATCCTTGGTTGTGTTGAGGATAAAACTTTCAATCGAGAGCCAACAGAAACACTGTGGCAAGCAATGGAAGACTCTAGGCGAGGGGAAAACCTGAATGAGTATGTTGATGTTAATGATCTCTTTAAAAAACTAAATCTTGATGAAGAAGACTAAGACAACAAACCAGTTTAACAAAGATCTCAAGAAAATGAAGAAGAGAGGGAAAGATCTTCGAAAAGTTAGACATATTATTAGTCTCCTGACCCATGCTGAAAGGTTGCCGGCCAAATGTCGCGACCATAAATTAACTGGAAATTTTCGGGATCATTGGGAATGCCATATTGAACCAGATTGGCTGCTTATTTATAGGAAATCTCAGGATGAGGTTGTTCTTGTTGAGACAGGAACACACTCAGACTTGTTTAAAAAAACAATTCATCAACGCTGAGGGTTGATTATTATTGGCCCACGTTGTAGAATAATGAGACATAAGTTATTCTGATGTCATCGGCCCCATCGTCTAGTCAGGCCTAGGACACAAGGTTTTCATCCTTGCAACAGGGGTTCGAATCCCCTTGGGGTCATTGGAGGCTTTAGCTCAGTTGGTAGAGCATCTCCCTTTTAAGGAGAGGGTCGTTGGTTCGAGCCCAACAAGCCTCATCACTAAAAAGCCCTCTCTTAAAGCAATTTAAGAAAGGGCTTTTTTTATACCCCGGAGTGCTACTTATTTCGCTACGTAAGGCTTCTAGAGTTAACGCATCTACTTCGCTGATGCCCCTTCGCCAAGGTGAACCACCTTGACTCGTGGCTCAGCTTGTATCTACGCCAATTCTATTTGCCTACGCAGCGAAATAAAAGGCACTCCGGGGTTATAGCCAGGAGGGAGAGGTGCAGGTGGATTCGTACACCGTAGCAGCGTAGGAGGTGAGCTTTTTGACGAGGGCTTTTTGGAGTTTGGGGTAGAGATCTTCCGGAAAGAAAAGAATAGCGAGGTTAGAGGAGAGAGAGTCTGAAAGATCGTCCCCAGTGATGATGTTACCACGGGATTGGCATGCAGTGGCGCGATGAATCGTGCAGGTCACTTCGGGAAATGGCTCAATGAGCGTTAAGAGCTCAGCTGTTGATAACCCATCGATGATAATTTCTAACCGAATCATTGACTTCACTTATCCTCCATATTGTTGAATGATCCACAGATAAAATGGTATTCCTACCAATATATTAAAGGGGAAGGTGATTCCCATTGCAAGGGAGAGGTAAAGGCTAGGGCTAGCTTGCGGAACGGCCGTTCGCATGGCTGCTGGAGCGGCAATGTATGAAGCGCTACCGAAAAGAAGCATGAGGAGGAACGTATCTCCAGGGGCAAAATGGAAAAATTTTCCAATGAAAAATGCGACAAATGCCATCGCAATTTGTAGAGCTAATGCTGAGAAAAAGAGGCTAAAGGGCGTTTTTTTCAAGTCCTCAAATCTTTTTGCAACAGCCAGTCCTAAGTCGAGAAGAAAAAGGGTGAGCATCCCATGGAAGAGCCCTTCATAGAATATGGAGATTTTGCTCCATCCTTCTTCTGATAGCAGTGTTCCAATCAAGAAGCTTCCCAAAAGGACGACGATCGAATTATTTGTGATAGAGTGTTTTAGGATCTGAAATATCGAGCCAGAGTTAGTGCTTTTGTTTTTCGTATGAAAAAACATCGCCATCAATATCGCAGGAGATTCCATGAGAGCCATCGTGGCGATCATATAGGGCCCATAGGAGATATTGAGTCGATTGAGGAGCGCGGAGCCTGTAATAAAAGTGACAGCACTAATCGAGCCATAGGAAGCCGCAAGGGCAACCGCATTCACATCTGTTGTCAGCCTTTTGAAGAGGTAGTATGCAATACACGCAATGGTAAATGCACCTAGAATGGCGACAATGAAAATGGTTGCATAATGATAGTCTAAATCAGAATGTGCGAGGTGAACGCCTCCCTGCACACCAATCGCTGCTAGGACGTAGAGTGAAAAGAACTTTGGTAGGGGGTGGGGGATCTCTAGGTCTGATTTAATGACCCGGGAAATAACACCTAGTAAAAAAAATAGGATGGGGGCTGATGAGAGCACTTCAAAAACCATAGCACATGTTTACCATCGAATGTAAATAAACACAATACTCGAAAGGGAGGGCGCTGGCTCGAGGGAAGAGGTCGAGCAGCAATGCCAGCCCCCTTTTTACTCTGGGCTAATAAAGAAAGTGAGCATCGCTTGCATAATTGTTAGTAACACCCAGGTTAGCGATCACACTCTTTAAAATCGCGAGCGCTAGAGAAGATAGGGTTAGGAGAGCAGATTGTTTGTTCCGATTGTCGCAAAGGGTATTGGAATGAAATTGATTTTGAGCGCTTCGGATTGATTTAAATTTCCCCAGCCATGAGTAATATTATAGCGGGCAATGATTCCCACCATCTTTTCTATAGCTGTAAACAATACAGCGCTAACGATTCCTAGCTTACGATGTTTAGGGAGAAGATGGAGATTAATGGCAATGACACATCCTGTTTTAACGACTTGCTTTGTAAAATCAAGGGCATAGGGATGGATCTTTTGTCCTATTGACTAGACCATAATAACTCCTTGGTTTGCTAAATAGCCAATATTGTATAGGAAAAGCTATTTTTTGCGCACTTCAAAAAGAGAGCCGGTTGCTTTTTGCTTTAGAAGCAAAAGAATTTCTTGAGAGACTTCTTCGGGGGAGAGGAGGGTTGAAGGATCTTCACTGGGGAAGTTGGAGGTGCGCATCGGGGTGGCGGTTCGCTGGGGGACGATGGCATTGATGTGAAGATCGGGACGTTCTTCGGCAAGCCCCTGGGTAAAGTTGACGATAGCCGCTTTGGCAGAGGAGTAGAGGGTATAGGATTTCCGCCCACGGGAAAAAGAGGAGGAAGAGAGGTTGATGATGTGGCCACTCGGCTTGATTTGGGCAGCGTGGCAGCTGTAGAGAAGGGTATGGAGGTTGGTGGCGATGAGATGGTCGATTTCTTGGGAGGAGAGGGCATGGAACGGCTTGATGGAGAGGTGGCCGACACAGTTAATCAGCCCGTCAAGGGGACCAAGCGACTGGAAAAGCTTTTGGGTCGCTTCGAAGTTGGTGAGATCAACGGGATAGTCGGGAGAGGATTTAGAGAGAATCAGGGGTGTGGCCCCTTCTTTTTTGAGGAGGGTAGCAAGGGCAGAGCCGATCCCTCCAGTTCCTCCGGTAATGGCGAAGGTTTTTCCTTTCAGGGAGATGGCTTCTTTTCCGGGGAAGGAGCTTTTTTGTCGCATCAGCTGCTCGGCTAAAAAGAGGTCGAGCTCTCCTGTGATCTTAATGTTGCTTTCTGCGCCGGGAACGATGTGGACGGGAAGGCTTAGGTTGAGGACAAGGCGACAATCGTCAGAAGCATTTTGATCGGGCGCTTTTTCATGGGCCTCAAGGATAAGGGGGTAGGAAAAGCTTTGAGGGGTTTGGCCGCGGAGGTATTCGGCGCGTGGGGGAATATCGGTAATCGTATCAAAACTTTTGGCATGGACGATCGTATCGGCAGAGGGGATGCAGGTGTCGACCGCGTCATGCTTTTTCAAGGCGTCAAGATTGTCTTGGATGATTTGATGGGAGATGAAGGGACGGACCGCATCGTGGATGACGACGTGGGTGGTCTCAGTACCGCAGGCGATGAGACCGCGGTAGGAGGAGTCTTGTCGGGTATGCCCTCCCTCAATGACCCGGACGCGAGGATCGGTCACCTCTTTTCGCACCTCTTCGAGGTGCTCTTTGCGGCAGACGAGAATAATCTCTTGAAACTCGGTGAAGGGGAGGAAAGCCTCCAGAGTGTGGAGGTAGATTTTCTTTCCAGAAAGGTTGAGGAACTGCTTAGGGATGGCACTTCCGAAGCGCTCCCCGGTTCCACTCATAAGAAGGATGGCCTTGATCATCGTTTTAGTGTTATGCCTTTTAGGGCTAATTGTAAGAATTCTGCCCGTTTTTGGGCGAGCTTTTTTTTGGGAATCTCCTCTTCAGCGGTCAACATGAGGTGGCCGCGGCGCACTTCAAAAAAGATTCTATTGAGGTCTTGGTCGGTCAACCCCTCGATCCAACCGAGGTCAATCCCTAGCTTTACAAAGCTTAGGGCATCGAGGGCCTCCTTGGTTTCGATCTGGTAGGAGTGGGTTAAGAGCCCAACCGCCCGACTGATCTTGTCGACGATCAGGGCGTCAGGGGTTTCAGTTAGGCAGGTGCGAAGATTTTTTTCATAAGAGACCAGTTTGGTCGCGGTTTTATGGATCTCCTCTAAGATGTGATCTTCGGTGAGTCCCAATGTAAAGCAGTTTTGAATGATCACGATATCGCCAACAAACTCACTGGTTCCCGCGAGGCCACTTGCTTGCACCTCATCGTCGAGCTCTTTGGCGAGGACCTCATCGATCTGATCGAGCTGGATCAGGCAAGGTAGATGAAGAAATGCCTGGACGGTCAATGCCGTTCCCGCATTGGAAAGCTCCGAGGTGAGGTAGCCAAATTTGTGGGAGTAGGCAAAAGTATGGTTTTGAGCCAGTTCCTCTTCGATCGCAGTTAGTTTTTTCCACGCTTCTTTCCATCCCGAGTGGGCTTCGATTGCATGTAAAACCAAGTGATCCTCCCCGTTAATGGTGGCGAGGAAGGTACCACTTTCATCAATGACAAGGCCTGCTTTACAGGAGGGGTTTTGGGAGGTTGAAGTTGCCAAAAAGTGTTCGAGTAAAAACTCCTTTTCCGCTCCCTTTATTTTTTCAAACTCGAAGAAGGTAGGCTGTTGTAAAGCCGACGCATTTAAAAGGGTTTTCTTCAAAACCCCCAGGGTTTGCTCCGAGTCGGTCTCGGTCATCTTTGGAGGAAAGGGATGAGAGGCCACGTTCCGCTGAAGAAAAAAGCTCGATGCCATCCAGATGGGGGTATCACTTTTTTCCCAAACGCTATTTTCCTTAAGCTTTAAAAAAGGTGTCATGGTGTCTCAGTGGTTAGGGGGGGTGTTAAAAAAATCCATTTCTTTATCTTTTGCGTTCTTTCCGGGAAAAACCGGAAGTTTGCAAATCTCCTATACTTAGGCATATGTCGATTTGCAAACTTTCAATTTTTTCTCGAAAATCAGCACAAAGTCTGAAGAAAGCGACTTTCTCAACACCCCCTTAAGGTATTGATCTGGTCGCGGAGCCATGCCGCCTCTTCATAGTTTTCCCCTTTGAGCGCCTGGCTAAGCGCTTCATTCAGATCGCAGATCCGGTTTAAGTGCTGGGAAGTTTCATCGATGTTAGGCGACTTTCCAATGTGGAGGGTGGGTATCGGGCTCGAAGGATTCGGTTTTAAGCGAGGGGAAACGCACTGCGCCTCAACAAGCTGGTCGGTCAAAATATCCTCGAAAGCGGCATAACACCCTTTGCATCCCAAGGGCTCTCCCATCAGCACCGCCTCAAGGGAGGTTTTACACTCATTGCAACAGAGCCCCTCCTCTTTTTTGGGGGAGGTGTCGGAGGTCGTTTTTCCCTGAAGCTTCTGCTTTAAAATGGGACAGTCCTGACACATCGCCGTTGTGTTAACAATTTCACCGACGATCTCGCTATAGACGACATCGGCGTTTCTTTTACATTGGCTACATTCAAGGGGTCTTTCGGTCATAATATACCGTATAGAAAAAACCTCTTTTATAATCAAAGGGGTTGTGGTAATGGTTAAAATAAAACCCCGGAGTGCTACTAATATCAATTGAGGGGATTTTCGATTTTTTTTCAGGTTCAGAGGGGCAAAATGACCACATACTCCAATAGAGTAGGGGTCATTTTGCCCCTCTGAACCTGGAGGAAAAGAAAAATTCAAGCAATTGACAGTAGTAGCACTCCGGGGTAAAACAGAGGTTAACCGATGAAAAAGATCTTACCACTCTTCTTACTCGCAGCAGGTGCATTAAGCGCGCAACAATATGGATACCCTTCGAATGGGAACCAATATGGGCAGCAAATGGAGCAACCTCAACAGCAGCAAGGGATCCCTTCTGAAGGGTCCCACCTTTCGCAGCAGGAGCAGCAGTTCGCAAGCCAGCTAAGCGATATGCACAAAGTGATGTTTTGTCGTCATTTTTCTGTGTCGCAGCGGAT contains:
- the rpsB gene encoding 30S ribosomal protein S2 — protein: MAKDQTYQTTVSIKDLLEAGAHFGHQKQRWNPKMKRYIFEERSGIYIIDLAKTMQQIRVAIEAIVSTVEKHKSILFVGTKKQAKDVIKECAERCGEFYVCERWLGGMLTNLSTIRQSVKTLERIEKQIASEGDKFTKKELSLLAKEQEKLNRNLSGIRAMRKPPGLLVVVDPSKEHIAVAEANKLGIPVMALVDTNCDPDPIDHVIACNDDALKSIKLIVQALSDVVIDKKGELNIALEKEENEKKEAEAKKEPAEAQEEESAEGEEEKK
- the tsf gene encoding translation elongation factor Ts, whose translation is MTISAQMVMDLRKRTGVGMSKCKDALTEAGGDMEEAISILRKKGMASAVKKGGRETNEGVVGVAENSEVAYLVEVNVETDFVLQNDRFKEFLKNICDDALVSKPSSVEDFLQQKYSKNSALTIDEYRAETVHSLGENIQIKRLLDFKKSGDESLGIYSHMGGKIVCAVRIAGAGDQEALARDVAMHVAAEAPDYLKPEEIPADVLAKEEEIARSQIQGKPPEIMDKIVQGKLNAYKEQVCLLNQKFVKDSSSTVANYVVAEGKKAGKTLEVVEFVRWQIGE
- the pyrH gene encoding UMP kinase; translation: MTYKRVLLKLSGESLKGEKPGVIDHVACDQIANSICGIYELGVEIGIVIGGGNIFRGNMAEQFGFARTPADHVGMLATTINGLILGQVLSTKGCKTRVMSALNFDGIVEPYNWSHALHSLDKGHIVIFVGGTGNPYFTTDTTAAMRASEIEAEVLLKATKVDGIYDSDPKKNPNAVKSDYLTYSDVLTKNLHVMDGTAIALCRESDIPIHVFNLFEEGALFKAVTEKKGGTLVTKG
- the frr gene encoding ribosome recycling factor: MTINECKQNMQKALDHYQEELKGMRTGRPSPSMLDNVSLEVYGTEMRMREVATVAVADGNQLVVTPFDPSTANSIAKGIEKANLNLLPAVDGHIVRVPIPPMTEERRKEIAKEAREKGEKTKVTIRDVRRKSNDEVKKQKADGEVTEDEQKKNEKQIQDLTDQFCKKVDELFTAKEKDIMAV
- a CDS encoding type II toxin-antitoxin system YafQ family toxin; protein product: MKKTKTTNQFNKDLKKMKKRGKDLRKVRHIISLLTHAERLPAKCRDHKLTGNFRDHWECHIEPDWLLIYRKSQDEVVLVETGTHSDLFKKTIHQR
- a CDS encoding sodium-dependent bicarbonate transport family permease, with protein sequence MVFEVLSSAPILFFLLGVISRVIKSDLEIPHPLPKFFSLYVLAAIGVQGGVHLAHSDLDYHYATIFIVAILGAFTIACIAYYLFKRLTTDVNAVALAASYGSISAVTFITGSALLNRLNISYGPYMIATMALMESPAILMAMFFHTKNKSTNSGSIFQILKHSITNNSIVVLLGSFLIGTLLSEEGWSKISIFYEGLFHGMLTLFLLDLGLAVAKRFEDLKKTPFSLFFSALALQIAMAFVAFFIGKFFHFAPGDTFLLMLLFGSASYIAAPAAMRTAVPQASPSLYLSLAMGITFPFNILVGIPFYLWIIQQYGG
- a CDS encoding bifunctional cytidylyltransferase/SDR family oxidoreductase, with the protein product MIKAILLMSGTGERFGSAIPKQFLNLSGKKIYLHTLEAFLPFTEFQEIILVCRKEHLEEVRKEVTDPRVRVIEGGHTRQDSSYRGLIACGTETTHVVIHDAVRPFISHQIIQDNLDALKKHDAVDTCIPSADTIVHAKSFDTITDIPPRAEYLRGQTPQSFSYPLILEAHEKAPDQNASDDCRLVLNLSLPVHIVPGAESNIKITGELDLFLAEQLMRQKSSFPGKEAISLKGKTFAITGGTGGIGSALATLLKKEGATPLILSKSSPDYPVDLTNFEATQKLFQSLGPLDGLINCVGHLSIKPFHALSSQEIDHLIATNLHTLLYSCHAAQIKPSGHIINLSSSSFSRGRKSYTLYSSAKAAIVNFTQGLAEERPDLHINAIVPQRTATPMRTSNFPSEDPSTLLSPEEVSQEILLLLKQKATGSLFEVRKK
- a CDS encoding protein arginine kinase; translation: MTPFLKLKENSVWEKSDTPIWMASSFFLQRNVASHPFPPKMTETDSEQTLGVLKKTLLNASALQQPTFFEFEKIKGAEKEFLLEHFLATSTSQNPSCKAGLVIDESGTFLATINGEDHLVLHAIEAHSGWKEAWKKLTAIEEELAQNHTFAYSHKFGYLTSELSNAGTALTVQAFLHLPCLIQLDQIDEVLAKELDDEVQASGLAGTSEFVGDIVIIQNCFTLGLTEDHILEEIHKTATKLVSYEKNLRTCLTETPDALIVDKISRAVGLLTHSYQIETKEALDALSFVKLGIDLGWIEGLTDQDLNRIFFEVRRGHLMLTAEEEIPKKKLAQKRAEFLQLALKGITLKR
- a CDS encoding UvrB/UvrC motif-containing protein, with the protein product MTERPLECSQCKRNADVVYSEIVGEIVNTTAMCQDCPILKQKLQGKTTSDTSPKKEEGLCCNECKTSLEAVLMGEPLGCKGCYAAFEDILTDQLVEAQCVSPRLKPNPSSPIPTLHIGKSPNIDETSQHLNRICDLNEALSQALKGENYEEAAWLRDQINTLRGC